The Phycisphaeraceae bacterium genome segment GCACGGTAGGATTCGTCAATCGCCGCTCCTCCGACTCCCTGGAATCACCCCATGCTCGGCGTTTCCGGAATCTTCAGCGATCTTGACGTGGCCGTCACACTGGACGCCCCGCTTGGACCGCTGACGTGGTACGGCGTGGGCGGCCGCGCCGACGTGCTGCTGCGCCCGCGCACCGTCGAGGCCCTCGCCACCCTTGTCAAGCGATGCCGCCGCTCGCGCACGCCCCTGCGCGTGCTGGGCAGCGGCGCCAACCTGCTGGTGGCGGATGAGGGCGTGGACGGCGTCGTGGTGCGGCTGGACACGCCCGCCTTCACCTCGCAGGAGTTCATGGATGTGGGCGGGCAGCCCGTCCTGCGCGTGGGCGCTGGCGCGGACATGGCCAAGGTGCTCATGGAATGCACGCGGCGGGGCCTGGGCGGGCTGAGCCAGATGGCCGGCATCCCCGCCTCCGTGGGCGGCGCGGTGCGCATGAATGCGGGCGGCGCGTTCGGCGCGGTGGGCGACGCCGTGCGCGCCGTCACCACCATGACGCGGAGCGGCGACGTTCACGTCATTCCCGCCTCGGATATCACCTTCGGCTACCGCACCACCAGCATCGCCGACCCGATCATCCTGTCGGTCGAGTTCAACCTGACGCCCGAAGATCCGATCGCTTTGCGCGACAGGGTGAAGGAGATCTTCGCGTACAAGAAGAGCACGCAGCCGCTGGCCGCGCACTCCGCCGGGTGCGCCTTCAAAAACCCGGTGGACCCGGAGACGGAGAAGGTGGTGAGCGCGGGCAAGTTGATCGATGAGGCGGGGTTGAAGGGGCTGAGCGTGGGCGGAGCGACCGTGAGCACGCACCACGCCAACTTCATCACCGTGGCCCCCGGCGCCAAGGCCGAGGAGGTGCTGCGGCTGATGGACCTGATTCGCGCTCGCGTGTACGAGCGGCACGGCATCGAACTGCAGACGGAGGTGGTGGTATGGCGGCGCGGGGAGCGCGAGCGGGAGTAGCCCACACCTGACCCGTGGCATCTTCCGACCGACGCCTCCGCTCGGCACTCAGCACCCAGCACTCAATACCCTCCCGAGCGCATGCGGTCGATGCTCTCGGGAAACGGATATGACGCAAAAACACCTGTGGGAGCCAGTTCCCACATGGCCACGGCGGGGTAGACATCGCCATGGAAGCCCGCCTGGAACATGGTTCGCAGGACGGTCTCGAAACTGGGCTCCTCGCCGCGCTGATCCATCAGGCGATTGGACTTGGCGCCGAGGAAGCTCACCGAGCAGGCGGGCAGGCGGTCGTGGCGGCCTTCGAGCATCTGGGCCGCGATGCGAAATCCGGCCGCCAGATTGTCGATGGTGAAGCATTCCTGCCCGCGCGGGCGCAGCAGGGCGAAGACCTCCACCGCATCCAGGTCGTACTTGAGCACGTACACCTCGTGCGGCCTGGCGTTGCTGGCGATCAGCCGGGCGTGCTGCGTGATCGACTGCGTGTTCCACTGGCTGGTGGGCAGCAGCGCGGCCAGCTGGCTGACGATGCCGTGGGCGTTGTCATCCGGGTTGACGCCGCAGATCAGCGTACGGTACCGCCGGGCCAGCAGGTCGGTGAGCAGATGCTGACCCCAGAGAATGCGGATGCGCGGCTGACGGACAGCGCTGCGCGGGTCACCGGCGGGCAGGAGCACCACCCGGTCGGACCGCTTGTCCGCCTGCATGAGCAGGTCGGCCTCGTCGTCGTAGATTCGCAGGGGCTTCTCGGCGGCTGCGGCTGGGCTCATGGCGACCTCCTGCCGAAGGGGCACAATGAAGGCACTGTACCGCGTCGGCTGGGGGCGAACAAGGATCGGCTGGGACAACGCGGCGGGCTTTGATCGCCGCAGCTCTCATGCCCATCCGCTCCCCCGTTCCGGCCGTCTGATACCATGCAACACGCCCGTGGGCCGGTTCGTAGGATCCTCGGGCGACTGGGAGGTCCGCATGGCCAAGGCGATTGTCGATCCGGGCGAACTCCGGCGGTTCGCGCACACGCTCAAGCAGTTCAACAATGACCTGCAGGCCCGCATGGCCGCGCTGCACGGTCAGATGATCGGGCTGAGCGCCAGTTGGCGCGATCAGGAGCAGCGCAAATTCGCCGAGGAGTTCGAGCAGACGATGAAGGTCGTCGCCCGCTTCATCGACGTGTCCAATGAGCACGTGCCATTCCTGCTGCGCAAGGCCGAGCGCGTGGAGGAGTATCTTCAGCAGCGGTAGCGGGCCGAGGCGCGAAACGCTGGGTATTGGCTGCTGGATGCCGTCTCCTTCCGTCCGGCTTCTGATGACTTCCGACCTCTGATTGGCGACTCCTGTCTTCTTCCCTCATATGTCCAGTCGGGCTCACGTCAGTTCGATCGACGCCTTGCGGACGTTCCGAGCCGCGGTGCTCAAGTTCATCGACGCGGCGGACAAGGCGGTCAGCGAGGCGGAATCGGAGCTGCAGCGCGTGCAGGACTGGCTGACGAATGATCGACCGGTGTTCTGGAAGGGCGAACTGCGCCGCCGCGAGCAGGACGTGGCGCGGGCACGTGACGAGCTGCGCCGCGTGCAGTGGACGATCGGCGATCACAAACCGGCCGCGGTGGAGCAGAAGAAGGCGCTCAAGAAGGCGGAGGGGCGGCTGGAAGAGGCGCGGCAGAAGATCGCGGCCGTTCAGCGCTGGCGCGTGCTCTTCGACCGGGCGGTCAACGAGTACAAGGGGCAGATTCAGCCATGCCGCACCGCGTACGAAGTGGAGCTGCCCGAGGCGGCGGCGCTGCTGTCATCCCTGGCAGGGACGCTCGATGAATACCTGGCGTTGGCGCCGGCGGAGCTTGAAGGCGAGCTGCGCGAGAACCTGGAGCAGGCGCCGCCCTCGTCAGCCGCTCTGCCCTTCCTCGACCGCCCCAAGCCCGCCCAGCGCGCGGCGGAGGCGGCCACGGTGGCCCGCGCCATCGCCATGAAGGCCGTGGTGCTCGACCAGAAGGCGCGGCAGCACCTGGAGATTCTGCGCGAGGTGTCGGATTTCGTCGTCGCCGCCGGGCACCCAAAGGGTGAGGTCATCCCGGTCTTTGACCGGCTGAAGGCGGAGCGCGAGGCGCCCAGGCCCGGCGACCTGGTGGTGTACGAGGATGGCGCGCTGCTGGCCGAGGCGATCTTTCTGCACCGACTGCCGGAAAAGGTGGCGGGAGACTCCGGCTGGTACGTCGGTTCTCTCGTCAGGGAGGACGATGCCCAGGCGCCCCGCGTGGCCCTGGGCGTGACGGCGTCGCGCCTGCTGGCCGCGAGGCCTGAACTGCGCGAGATCATGGCGTTGCCTCGCGGCTGGCTGGCCACCGTGGAACTGGGGCAGAGAGACGGGGATGGCCAGGGGCCCCGGATCGGACTGGTGCTCGATGAGCATGAACGAAACCTGTGGGGGCGAGGACGTGAATCAGGGGCTTCGTCATGAGCGTCTCCGTCGGCCGCACCAAGCTCAAGAATGCCCTGCAGGATCTGCTCGTGAAATGGGAGGAGACGCGGGGCGTTTGGAATGATGTGCGCAGCCAGCAGTTCGCCCGTCAATACCTGGAGCCGCTCGATCCGGCGGTCCGCGCGGCGGTGGCGGCGATGGATCGCCTGGCGTCCCAGATCGCCCAGGCCGAACGCGATTGCGGGTAGTCGCTACCATGCCTGATTCCGCGACCGTCGATGGAAGCCCCATGCCTGACCTCCTGCTCTCCGACATCGAACGAACGGTGATCCGCAACCTGCTGCGGCTGTCCAGCGAACGCGATGCAGGCGAGATGGACATCACCCGTCGAGGCAAGGCGGAGCGGGCGGCCCTCGACAGGCAGTACGAAGAGCGGCGGCAGCGCCTGCAGCAGCGATTCGAGGCCGACGCCCGCAGCAACGAATCGGAGCATCAGGCCGCGCGCGAGGAGATCGAAGCACGCTTCGCCGAGGATGCCGCGAAGGACGAGAAGAAATACCGTTCACAGCGGTTCAAGATCAACGAACAGGCCGATCACGACGAGCTCCAGACGAAAAAGGCGTGGGAGGAGGCCAGGTGGACCGCGGAAACGGTGTACGAGGCCAAGGAGCCGCAGCCCAAGGAGGAGTTCGAGAAGACCGCCAAGGCGCTGCGCAGCCGGGCGGCGACGTTCCAGGCGATCGAGTCGGAGGCGCTGGAGATTCTCAGGGCCTGCCGCATTCGTCCCAGGCCGCACACGCCCCCCACGATCTCGATGGCGAGCGCCGAGGCGGGCGAGGCCGCCCGAGTGCTGGAGGACGAGGGCGCCAAGGCGTCGCAGCGACTCCAGGCGCTGCGCGACGCCTTCCTGCCTCACCTGTTCGAAGGCGCCAGGCCGTTCATGGCGGGATTGCTGCCGTTCGCGGCGGCGGCGGGCCTGGTCGGGTGGCTGACCGAGTGGAAGTTCAACAACTGGCTGCCGCACGCGGGAATCGCGGCGTTGGCGGCGGCGGTCGTCATGCTGCTGCTGCTGCACGCCCAGGCGCGGAAGAAGGCCCGGCGCCTGCACGCCGAGCTGCTCGACGCCCTCGCCTCCGCCCGCGCGGCCCGTGAGCGATGCCTCGTGCTGGCCTCGGAAAAGCGCGCCCGCGAGGAAGCGGAACTGCTCCGCCAGCGCGACGACGATCTGGCCCGCGCGCGGGAAACGCATGAACCGCGCCTGGAGAAAATCCGCACCGTCCGCCGGCAACTGCTGAAGGAGCTCGACGAGTGGTTCGCGCGACGGAAAGCGGAGTTGAAGGCCGCCCACGACGCCGATCTGGCCGAGTGCGACGCACGCCACGCCACGCGCCGGGCGGAGATCCTGTCCACCTACGAGTCGGATCGGGCCGCTCTCGAAGCCGAATCCACGGCACGCCGCGCCGCCATCGATGAGCGTGAGAGCCGGGAGTGGACGACGCTCGAGTCGCAGTGGCGTTCCGGCATGGCCGAGGTGCATCAACTGGTCGCCCGCCTGCGCGAGTTTGACGAGCGGCATGACCGGGCGTGGAATGCGGCGGCCTTCGCCGACTGGTCGCCTCCGGGCACCTTCGCGCCCGCGGTGCGCTTCGGAGCGCTGGACGTCAACCTGGCCGCCATTCCCGGCGGCATCCCTCGCGATGAGCGATTGCTCGACGTTGGTCCGCTCCGCTTCGAGATGCCGGCGATTCTGGACTTCCCGCGCCGCTCCTCGATGCTCATCGAGGCCCACGACGGTACGCGCGACCAGGCCGTTGCCACGCTGCAGAACGTGATGGCGCGGCTGCTCACGACCTTTCCGCCCGGCAAGGTGCGCTTCACCATCATCGATCCCGTGGGGCTGGGGCAGAACTTCGCCGGCTTCATGCATCTGGCCGATTACGAGGAGGCCTTCGTCGCCGACCGCATCTGGACGGAACCGCGCCACATCGAGCAGCGGCTCACCGACCTGACCGAGCACATGGAGAACGTGATCCAGAAGTACCTGCGCAACGATTTCGAGACGATCACGGACTACAACGAGCACGCGGGCGAGATCGCCGAGCCCTTTCGATTCCTCGTCATCGCCAACTTTCCCGTCAACTTCACCGAGACGGCGGCGCGACGGCTGGTGAGCATCATCGAAAGCGGTCCGCGCTGCGGCGTGTACACGCTGATCGCGGTGGACTCACGCCAGCCGCTGCCGCAGGGCGTGTCAATGGACGACCTGCGCAAGGGCGGCGTGGTGCTGGAGTCGCGCGATGGGCGTCTGACGATGCGGGACGACGATCTGGCCCGCCTGCCGCTGACGCTGGACCCGGCGCCGACACCCGACTTCCTCACCGACATGCTGCACACGGTGGGAACGCACGCCAAGCACGCCTCGCGCGTGGAGGTGCCCTTCGAGCACGTGGTTCCCGCGCGTGAGGACTACTGGAGCGGTTCGAGCGATCGCGAAGTCGCGGTCCCGCTGGGGCGGGCCGGCGCCACCAAGCTTCAGCCCATGGTGCTGGGACGGGGCATCGCGCAGCACGCCCTCATCGCGGGCAAGACGGGGTCAGGCAAGTCCACGTTGCTGCACGTCATCATCACCAATCTCGCGCTCCACTACCGGCCCGACGAGGTGGAGTTCTACCTGGTGGACTTCAAGAAGGGCGTGGAGTTCAAGACCTACGCCACCCACGGGCTGCCCCACGCACGGGCGGTCGCGATCGAGTCCGACCGCGAGTTCGGGTTGAGCGTTCTTCAGCGTGTGGATGCGGAACTCAAGCGCCGAGGGGAAATCTTCCGCAAGCTCGGCGTGCAGGATCTCGCGGGATATCGGCGCACGGGCCATTCGGCTCGCATTCCCCGCACGCTGCTCATCATCGACGAGTTCCAGGAGTTCTTCGTCGAGGACGACAAGCTGGCCCAGGACGCCGGGCTGCTGCTCGACCGGCTGGTCCGCCAGGGCCGCGCCTTCGGCATTCACGTGATCCTCGGCTCGCAGACGCTGGCGGGGGCGTACTCGCTGGCCCGCAGCACGATGGGTCAGATGGCGGTGCGGGTGGCGCTGCAGTGCAGCGAGGCGGACGCCATGCTGATCCTGGGTGACGACAACACCGCGGCACGCCTGCTTTCCCGTCCCGGCGAGGCCATTTACAACGACCAGGGCGGCCTGCTCGAGGGCAACAGCCCCTTCCAGATCGTCTGGCTGCCGGAGGAAGTGCGCGATCGGTATCTGCACGAGGTGTCCGAACTGGCGACGCGCGAGGGGTACGAGCCGCCCGAGCCGATGATCGTGTTTGAAGGCAACATCCCCGCCGACATCCGTCGCAACGCGGTGCTCCATCGCGTTCTGGCGTCCGGTCCGCCCGCGCAGCCGCCCGCCGCAGGCGTGGCGTGGATGGGCGATGCGATCGCCATCAAGGATCCCACCGCCGCGGTGTTCCGCCGCCAGAGCGGATGCAACCTGCTCATCGTCGGCCAGCGTGAGGAGTTCGCGGTGGCCATTCAGGAGGCGGGGATCGTCGGGCTCGCCGCACAGACGCCCGCCGACCGGGGCGTGTTCTACGTGCTCGACGGTCTGT includes the following:
- the murB gene encoding UDP-N-acetylmuramate dehydrogenase, which encodes MLGVSGIFSDLDVAVTLDAPLGPLTWYGVGGRADVLLRPRTVEALATLVKRCRRSRTPLRVLGSGANLLVADEGVDGVVVRLDTPAFTSQEFMDVGGQPVLRVGAGADMAKVLMECTRRGLGGLSQMAGIPASVGGAVRMNAGGAFGAVGDAVRAVTTMTRSGDVHVIPASDITFGYRTTSIADPIILSVEFNLTPEDPIALRDRVKEIFAYKKSTQPLAAHSAGCAFKNPVDPETEKVVSAGKLIDEAGLKGLSVGGATVSTHHANFITVAPGAKAEEVLRLMDLIRARVYERHGIELQTEVVVWRRGERERE
- a CDS encoding WXG100 family type VII secretion target, whose amino-acid sequence is MAKAIVDPGELRRFAHTLKQFNNDLQARMAALHGQMIGLSASWRDQEQRKFAEEFEQTMKVVARFIDVSNEHVPFLLRKAERVEEYLQQR
- a CDS encoding cell division protein FtsK; the protein is MPDLLLSDIERTVIRNLLRLSSERDAGEMDITRRGKAERAALDRQYEERRQRLQQRFEADARSNESEHQAAREEIEARFAEDAAKDEKKYRSQRFKINEQADHDELQTKKAWEEARWTAETVYEAKEPQPKEEFEKTAKALRSRAATFQAIESEALEILRACRIRPRPHTPPTISMASAEAGEAARVLEDEGAKASQRLQALRDAFLPHLFEGARPFMAGLLPFAAAAGLVGWLTEWKFNNWLPHAGIAALAAAVVMLLLLHAQARKKARRLHAELLDALASARAARERCLVLASEKRAREEAELLRQRDDDLARARETHEPRLEKIRTVRRQLLKELDEWFARRKAELKAAHDADLAECDARHATRRAEILSTYESDRAALEAESTARRAAIDERESREWTTLESQWRSGMAEVHQLVARLREFDERHDRAWNAAAFADWSPPGTFAPAVRFGALDVNLAAIPGGIPRDERLLDVGPLRFEMPAILDFPRRSSMLIEAHDGTRDQAVATLQNVMARLLTTFPPGKVRFTIIDPVGLGQNFAGFMHLADYEEAFVADRIWTEPRHIEQRLTDLTEHMENVIQKYLRNDFETITDYNEHAGEIAEPFRFLVIANFPVNFTETAARRLVSIIESGPRCGVYTLIAVDSRQPLPQGVSMDDLRKGGVVLESRDGRLTMRDDDLARLPLTLDPAPTPDFLTDMLHTVGTHAKHASRVEVPFEHVVPAREDYWSGSSDREVAVPLGRAGATKLQPMVLGRGIAQHALIAGKTGSGKSTLLHVIITNLALHYRPDEVEFYLVDFKKGVEFKTYATHGLPHARAVAIESDREFGLSVLQRVDAELKRRGEIFRKLGVQDLAGYRRTGHSARIPRTLLIIDEFQEFFVEDDKLAQDAGLLLDRLVRQGRAFGIHVILGSQTLAGAYSLARSTMGQMAVRVALQCSEADAMLILGDDNTAARLLSRPGEAIYNDQGGLLEGNSPFQIVWLPEEVRDRYLHEVSELATREGYEPPEPMIVFEGNIPADIRRNAVLHRVLASGPPAQPPAAGVAWMGDAIAIKDPTAAVFRRQSGCNLLIVGQREEFAVAIQEAGIVGLAAQTPADRGVFYVLDGLSSDSPHAGSFERLARHLPHDLRVVGWHDVEGAMAEIGEELDRRRAAGRPDPAPIYLFICGLHRFRMLRQAEEFGFMSSSSGDEGKSRGPDKIFGELLRDGPPLGMHVIAWCDTPNNLSRVLDRGAMREFDLRVLFQMSTTDSSNLIDTPIAGALGNTRAILHSEDLGLLEKFRPYATLDEHWVAEIGKQLRGQPANVQ